One window of the Paenibacillus beijingensis genome contains the following:
- the pknB gene encoding Stk1 family PASTA domain-containing Ser/Thr kinase, whose amino-acid sequence MIGRELGGRYEILARIGGGGMALVYKAHDILLGRNVAVKVLRQQFVHDEEFIRRFRREAQSAAALSHPNVVSIYDVGQEDDVHYIVMECVEGHNLNEIIQERAPLQTEEAVRIATQICDALEHAHQNHIIHRDIKPHNILIGKNGRVKVTDFGIARAVTSSTITQTGSVIGSVHYFSPEHAKGVSAGEKSDLYSLGIVLYQMLTGNLPFLGESPISVALKHLQETFEEPRAVNPHIPQSVENIILKAMRKNPAERYASAGEMLADLESCLSPERLREPKISFGAGDFDETRVMPAIRSGKEMLARSGGTAATAETGQVWEERSASAKPAKRKWVRPTVIVGLTLLVILLIFAGFRYVQGMLDVPEVDVPYVVGQTETKARQMLIEAGLKVEEPPIHAYKNDVEKGVVFAQSKSNMRVKEGASVRLSVSDGPELKTMGDYAGQSFDDALAALKALGLSEDRIKKSEEYSDKDPGIVIAQSPDSGAQFDPAADTVTLTVSRGPETVEMPNLIGKTEEEAKQAIRLAGLTLKDENIVRAGSYKPQGEVIEQFPYDPGAKAAKGAEVSITVSSGLPKDALEYTFNILISPAQAGKPSKVRITYSDATGENIEGETREISDSQTFPVKVVLAPNTEAMVNVFRDGQLAESFSKTYDDVKDGADSMPQSVPGEEQAPPASTDGGQNGGDPAAEQAEPAQATGQNSNELNTADSNQSKKDSDNGNDNGKKDDD is encoded by the coding sequence ATGATTGGACGCGAACTTGGAGGACGTTACGAAATATTGGCGCGCATCGGCGGCGGAGGGATGGCTCTTGTCTATAAAGCGCATGACATTTTGCTTGGCCGCAACGTCGCCGTCAAAGTGCTGCGCCAGCAGTTTGTGCACGACGAGGAATTCATCCGCCGTTTCCGCCGCGAAGCGCAGTCGGCGGCTGCGTTGTCGCACCCGAATGTCGTCAGCATTTACGATGTGGGACAAGAAGATGATGTTCATTACATCGTCATGGAATGTGTCGAAGGCCATAATTTGAATGAAATTATCCAGGAGAGGGCGCCGCTGCAGACGGAGGAAGCGGTGCGGATCGCGACCCAAATTTGCGATGCGCTCGAGCACGCCCATCAGAACCATATCATTCATCGGGACATCAAGCCCCACAATATACTCATCGGGAAAAACGGCCGCGTTAAAGTGACCGACTTCGGCATTGCCCGGGCGGTTACATCGTCGACGATCACCCAAACGGGCTCGGTCATCGGTTCGGTGCATTATTTTTCGCCGGAACACGCCAAAGGGGTCAGCGCGGGAGAAAAATCGGACTTATATTCGCTCGGTATCGTCCTTTACCAGATGCTTACCGGCAATCTTCCTTTCCTGGGCGAAAGCCCGATCAGCGTCGCCTTGAAGCATCTGCAGGAGACGTTCGAGGAACCGCGCGCCGTCAATCCGCATATCCCGCAAAGTGTGGAAAACATCATTCTGAAAGCGATGCGCAAAAATCCTGCGGAGCGGTACGCCTCGGCCGGCGAGATGCTGGCCGATTTGGAAAGCTGTCTCAGTCCGGAGCGGCTGCGCGAGCCGAAAATATCGTTCGGTGCGGGGGATTTCGACGAGACGCGCGTCATGCCGGCGATTCGCAGCGGCAAGGAGATGCTCGCGCGCAGCGGCGGCACCGCCGCTACGGCGGAAACCGGACAAGTATGGGAAGAGCGGAGCGCTTCCGCAAAACCGGCGAAACGCAAATGGGTGCGTCCGACCGTTATTGTCGGCTTGACGCTGCTCGTCATCCTGCTCATCTTTGCGGGCTTTCGTTATGTCCAAGGCATGCTGGACGTCCCGGAAGTGGACGTTCCGTACGTCGTCGGTCAAACCGAGACAAAAGCCCGTCAGATGCTCATTGAAGCCGGCCTTAAGGTGGAAGAGCCGCCGATCCACGCGTATAAGAACGACGTGGAGAAGGGTGTCGTCTTTGCTCAATCCAAATCCAATATGAGGGTGAAGGAGGGGGCCTCCGTCAGGCTGTCCGTCAGTGACGGACCGGAACTGAAGACGATGGGCGATTATGCCGGTCAGTCTTTCGACGACGCCTTGGCGGCGCTGAAGGCGCTCGGCTTGTCCGAGGACCGGATCAAGAAGTCGGAGGAGTACAGCGACAAAGATCCCGGGATCGTCATCGCTCAAAGTCCCGATTCCGGCGCCCAGTTCGACCCGGCAGCGGATACCGTGACGCTTACGGTGAGCCGGGGACCGGAAACGGTCGAAATGCCGAATCTGATCGGCAAGACCGAGGAAGAGGCCAAGCAAGCGATTCGGCTGGCCGGACTCACCCTCAAAGACGAGAATATCGTCCGGGCGGGCAGCTACAAGCCGCAAGGCGAGGTTATCGAGCAGTTCCCGTACGATCCCGGCGCAAAGGCGGCCAAAGGAGCGGAGGTCTCCATTACGGTCAGCTCGGGGCTCCCTAAAGATGCGCTGGAATATACGTTTAACATCTTGATCTCGCCGGCGCAGGCAGGCAAGCCGAGCAAGGTGCGCATCACCTACTCAGACGCAACCGGCGAAAATATTGAAGGGGAAACGAGGGAGATCTCCGATTCGCAGACGTTTCCGGTGAAAGTTGTGCTTGCTCCGAATACGGAAGCGATGGTAAACGTATTCCGCGACGGGCAGCTGGCCGAAAGCTTCTCGAAAACGTACGACGATGTCAAAGACGGGGCGGATTCAATGCCGCAATCGGTTCCCGGCGAGGAGCAGGCGCCTCCTGCAAGCACGGACGGCGGCCAAAACGGCGGCGATCCGGCGGCGGAGCAGGCCGAGCCTGCGCAAGCGACGGGACAGAACTCGAATGAATTGAACACGGCGGACTCTAACCAATCCAAGAAGGATAGCGATAACGGCAATGATAACGGAAAAAAAGATGATGACTAG
- the rsgA gene encoding ribosome small subunit-dependent GTPase A gives MITEKKMMTSQKDGQRAGTIVKALSGYYYVAPDEGADEPFRCRARGIFKKKGLSPLVGDHVLFSETEHGEGTVDEIFPRSSELIRPPVANVDLAVLVFSVTEPALSLSLLDKFLVHIEHAGIEAVLCLSKQDLTMAEGREAEEAQEAAAIVRRIYEPVGYEVYGTSSKRREGIEALRERLRRSVAVFAGQSGVGKSSLLNTLVPGLALETNEISSRLGRGKHTTRHVELIAVGDRESGGFVADTPGFSQLDFTELGIEDLGYCFREMRELAPSCKFRGCTHVHEPGCAVLAARESGKIAESRYTNYVQFLAEMKDKKRRY, from the coding sequence ATGATAACGGAAAAAAAGATGATGACTAGTCAAAAGGATGGGCAGCGCGCGGGAACAATCGTGAAGGCTCTCAGCGGGTATTATTATGTCGCCCCCGACGAAGGCGCGGATGAGCCTTTCCGCTGCCGCGCCAGAGGCATTTTCAAGAAAAAAGGATTAAGCCCGCTTGTCGGCGATCATGTGTTGTTCAGCGAGACCGAGCACGGGGAAGGAACGGTTGACGAAATCTTTCCCCGGTCGTCCGAGCTGATCCGCCCTCCAGTGGCAAACGTCGACCTCGCGGTGCTCGTCTTCTCCGTCACGGAACCGGCTCTAAGCCTTTCCCTGCTCGACAAGTTTCTGGTCCATATCGAGCACGCGGGCATTGAAGCCGTTCTATGTCTCAGCAAGCAGGACCTGACGATGGCCGAGGGCCGTGAAGCCGAGGAAGCGCAGGAAGCCGCTGCGATAGTGCGGCGGATTTACGAGCCGGTCGGTTATGAGGTTTACGGCACCAGCTCCAAACGGCGCGAAGGGATCGAAGCGCTGCGCGAGCGGCTGCGCCGCTCGGTAGCCGTCTTTGCCGGACAATCCGGCGTCGGCAAATCATCGCTGCTAAACACGCTCGTACCGGGGCTCGCGCTGGAGACGAACGAAATCAGCAGCCGGCTGGGACGGGGCAAGCATACGACCCGCCATGTGGAGCTGATCGCCGTCGGCGACCGGGAGAGCGGCGGTTTTGTAGCCGATACGCCGGGCTTCAGCCAGCTTGATTTTACCGAGCTTGGCATCGAAGATTTAGGCTACTGCTTCCGCGAAATGCGCGAGCTTGCGCCTTCCTGCAAGTTCCGGGGCTGTACGCATGTTCATGAACCCGGCTGCGCCGTGCTGGCAGCGCGCGAGAGCGGGAAGATCGCAGAGAGCCGCTATACGAACTATGTACAGTTTTTAGCCGAAATGAAAGATAAAAAACGGAGGTACTGA
- the rpe gene encoding ribulose-phosphate 3-epimerase — MAIIAPSILSADFSRLAEEIKDAERSGAEWVHVDVMDGHFVPNLTFGPPVIKAIRKATDLPFDVHLMIEKPELSLADYVAAGADRITVHAEACVHLHRVVHMIKEAGLPAGVALNPATPVSVLEPILDDLDLILIMTVNPGFGGQKFISQTLQKIRTLRSLLKERGRGHVHIQVDGGINPETARLVVEAGADVLVAGSAVFDKQDRAAAIAALRP, encoded by the coding sequence ATGGCCATTATCGCACCCTCAATTTTGTCCGCGGACTTTTCGCGGCTTGCCGAAGAAATCAAAGACGCCGAGCGTTCCGGAGCGGAGTGGGTTCATGTCGACGTTATGGACGGACACTTTGTCCCCAACCTGACGTTCGGCCCGCCCGTCATTAAAGCGATCCGCAAGGCGACGGATCTTCCGTTCGACGTTCATTTGATGATTGAGAAGCCGGAGCTGTCGCTGGCCGACTACGTCGCGGCCGGAGCGGACCGGATTACGGTGCATGCCGAAGCGTGCGTTCATTTGCACCGCGTCGTTCATATGATTAAAGAAGCGGGTCTTCCGGCCGGAGTCGCGCTTAATCCCGCCACTCCGGTTTCGGTGCTCGAGCCGATTCTGGACGACCTGGATCTGATTCTCATTATGACGGTCAATCCGGGCTTCGGGGGACAAAAGTTCATTTCCCAAACGCTGCAAAAAATCAGGACGCTTCGCTCCTTGCTGAAGGAGCGCGGACGCGGCCATGTGCATATTCAAGTGGACGGCGGCATTAATCCGGAAACGGCCCGGCTTGTCGTCGAAGCCGGAGCGGACGTGCTCGTCGCCGGCAGCGCCGTCTTCGACAAGCAGGACCGCGCCGCGGCCATCGCTGCGCTGCGCCCTTAA
- the spoVM gene encoding stage V sporulation protein SpoVM — MKFYTIKLPKFLGGFVKAILNTFQKN; from the coding sequence ATGAAATTTTATACGATCAAGCTGCCGAAATTTTTGGGCGGGTTCGTTAAGGCGATCTTGAATACCTTCCAAAAAAACTAA
- the rpmB gene encoding 50S ribosomal protein L28 has product MSRKCYVTGKAPGKGNHVSHANNKSRRTWGVNVQKVRILVDGKPKRVYVSTRALKAGKVTRV; this is encoded by the coding sequence ATGTCTCGCAAATGTTACGTTACGGGTAAAGCACCCGGCAAAGGCAACCACGTTTCTCACGCCAACAACAAATCGCGCCGTACGTGGGGCGTTAACGTCCAGAAGGTTCGCATTCTGGTCGACGGCAAACCGAAACGCGTCTATGTCAGCACCCGCGCTCTGAAAGCAGGTAAAGTGACCCGCGTTTAA
- a CDS encoding Asp23/Gls24 family envelope stress response protein, translating into MPMQLSTDLGKIIVADDCIAVIAGSAALDCYGLVGMASRKQLKDGLSELLGRDNLSRGVEVRRVNDQINIDLHIIVSYGTKISEVAHNIQTKVKYVLNEVVGLKVDFVHIIVQGVRVSS; encoded by the coding sequence ATGCCAATGCAGCTGAGTACCGATCTTGGTAAAATAATTGTCGCAGACGATTGCATCGCGGTAATCGCAGGCTCTGCGGCATTGGATTGTTATGGACTTGTCGGCATGGCCTCGCGCAAACAGCTGAAGGACGGCCTTTCCGAGCTGCTGGGCAGGGACAACTTATCCCGCGGCGTCGAAGTGAGGCGCGTGAACGATCAAATCAATATCGATCTTCATATTATCGTCAGCTATGGAACAAAAATATCGGAAGTCGCGCATAATATTCAAACGAAGGTGAAGTACGTACTGAATGAAGTGGTGGGGCTTAAGGTTGATTTCGTCCACATTATTGTTCAAGGTGTACGTGTATCCAGTTAG
- a CDS encoding DAK2 domain-containing protein: protein MALLGAQNLQRNAERVNALNVFPVPDGDTGTNMNLTMTSGVREMEGKKSESIGKTAEALSKGLLMGARGNSGVILSQLFRGIAKALAGLDEAGTVQFAAALQQGVDTAYKAVVKPVEGTILTVAKEAARHGVQIARRTPDMIEWMREVCGKADEALQRTPDLLPVLKQVGVVDSGGQGLLLIYEGFLQALIAGADPSEDGFTAETGGPEPFAPAADAPVHSGALAASPSAAGGAKSGQPAQAGLSAESIEFLYDMEFFINLSLGGRQAEFFDENAFKKALAKDGDCILVIPDDDVVKVHVHTRRPGDVLNLALPYGELTDLHILNMRQQHRDLTKNSAPVSAAEAGEVIAADYGVSGDDALVVAEVLAGSAMQSAPPETVHELAPFGIIAVASGEGVATIFLDNDTDIVLSGGQTMNPSTEDFVNAIQSLPAEHIYLLPNNGNVILAAEQAAELSERNVTVIPTRNIPQGLSALLAFKESETPQRNAALMSGAAEQVTAGSVTRAVRDTEIDGVQVKEGDYIGILEKSIVVSVPELQSCCQALIDRMMESGGDLLTVLTGEGAAQADTDALAQWVASAHPDVELEVQDGGQPLYPYLLALE, encoded by the coding sequence ATGGCACTTCTTGGCGCACAAAATTTACAGCGGAACGCAGAGCGCGTGAACGCGTTGAACGTGTTCCCGGTGCCGGATGGCGATACGGGAACCAATATGAATTTAACGATGACCTCCGGCGTCCGGGAGATGGAAGGGAAAAAATCGGAGTCCATCGGCAAAACCGCCGAGGCGCTCTCCAAAGGGCTGCTTATGGGCGCCCGCGGCAATTCGGGAGTCATTTTGTCCCAGTTGTTCAGAGGAATCGCCAAAGCGCTTGCCGGCCTTGACGAGGCCGGGACGGTGCAGTTTGCGGCCGCGCTGCAGCAGGGCGTGGATACCGCTTATAAAGCGGTTGTCAAACCTGTGGAAGGCACGATTTTGACCGTTGCCAAGGAGGCGGCCCGCCACGGGGTGCAAATTGCCCGCCGGACGCCGGATATGATCGAGTGGATGCGGGAGGTATGCGGGAAAGCCGACGAGGCGCTGCAGCGGACGCCGGATCTGCTGCCGGTATTGAAGCAGGTCGGCGTCGTCGATTCGGGCGGACAAGGGCTTCTGCTCATTTACGAAGGTTTCTTGCAGGCGCTGATTGCAGGCGCCGATCCATCCGAAGACGGATTTACGGCCGAGACCGGGGGCCCGGAGCCGTTTGCTCCGGCGGCGGATGCGCCCGTTCACTCCGGCGCGCTTGCCGCTTCGCCGTCCGCGGCAGGCGGGGCGAAGTCCGGGCAGCCGGCCCAGGCTGGCCTTTCTGCCGAGAGCATCGAATTTTTGTATGATATGGAATTTTTTATCAACCTGTCGCTCGGAGGCCGTCAAGCCGAGTTTTTTGATGAGAACGCTTTTAAGAAGGCTCTCGCCAAAGACGGGGACTGCATTCTTGTCATTCCCGATGACGATGTCGTAAAAGTGCACGTGCATACCCGCCGGCCGGGAGACGTGCTCAATTTGGCCCTTCCTTACGGCGAGCTGACGGATCTTCACATTTTGAACATGCGCCAGCAGCATCGGGATCTTACGAAAAATTCCGCTCCCGTCTCCGCAGCGGAAGCGGGCGAGGTTATCGCGGCGGACTACGGGGTATCGGGAGATGACGCGCTTGTCGTCGCGGAAGTGCTGGCGGGCTCGGCGATGCAGTCGGCTCCGCCGGAAACGGTGCACGAATTGGCGCCGTTCGGAATCATAGCCGTCGCCTCGGGAGAAGGCGTCGCTACCATTTTTCTGGACAATGATACGGATATCGTGCTTTCCGGGGGACAGACGATGAACCCGAGCACCGAAGATTTTGTCAATGCGATTCAATCGCTGCCGGCCGAGCATATTTATTTGCTGCCCAACAACGGCAATGTCATCCTGGCTGCCGAGCAGGCTGCCGAGCTTTCGGAGCGAAATGTGACGGTTATTCCGACCCGCAACATTCCGCAGGGCCTCTCGGCGCTGCTCGCGTTCAAGGAAAGCGAAACGCCGCAGCGCAATGCGGCGCTGATGAGCGGCGCGGCGGAGCAGGTCACGGCAGGCTCGGTTACGCGCGCGGTACGCGATACGGAAATCGACGGCGTGCAGGTGAAGGAAGGCGATTATATCGGCATTCTCGAAAAATCGATCGTCGTTTCCGTTCCGGAGCTGCAAAGTTGCTGCCAAGCGCTCATTGACCGTATGATGGAAAGCGGGGGCGATCTGCTTACCGTTTTAACCGGAGAAGGGGCGGCGCAGGCGGATACGGATGCGCTGGCGCAGTGGGTGGCTTCCGCTCATCCCGATGTGGAGCTTGAAGTGCAGGATGGCGGCCAGCCGCTTTATCCGTACTTGCTGGCGCTGGAGTAA
- a CDS encoding DegV family protein — protein sequence MPKIIIVTDSTSDIPKEVRERLGIEMVPLKVMFGYDAFLDNITIGPEQFYEKLQQYPELPTTSQPSPADFMAVYERLLEQQPEASIISIHISSQFSGTFQSALLAHSMLERAADITVVDSKSASYGAGLLVVRAAEMAAAGSSKDEILQEIDRLRNEMGLYFLVDTLEYLQKGGRIGRASALVGSILNIKPIMTIDKEGVVTAVDKVRGSKKAMHRIVALLKEQFGNEPVTLVIAWTSDKTPAMELYELIKNEFAVHKVITTTIGPAIGTHVGPGTSAVFMYRV from the coding sequence ATGCCAAAAATCATTATCGTCACGGACAGCACGTCCGACATTCCAAAGGAAGTGCGGGAGCGGCTCGGAATTGAAATGGTGCCGCTGAAAGTGATGTTCGGCTACGATGCATTTCTGGACAATATTACGATCGGGCCGGAGCAGTTTTACGAGAAGCTGCAGCAATATCCCGAGCTCCCGACAACGTCGCAGCCTTCCCCTGCCGACTTTATGGCCGTGTACGAGCGCCTGCTGGAGCAGCAGCCCGAGGCGTCTATTATTTCCATTCATATCTCTTCCCAATTCAGCGGCACGTTCCAATCGGCGCTGCTGGCGCATTCGATGCTCGAGAGAGCGGCCGACATTACCGTCGTCGATTCCAAATCGGCTTCTTACGGTGCCGGACTGCTCGTCGTACGTGCGGCGGAGATGGCGGCGGCGGGCAGCTCGAAAGATGAGATTTTGCAGGAAATCGACCGTCTGCGAAACGAAATGGGCCTTTATTTTTTGGTGGACACGCTGGAATATTTGCAGAAGGGCGGACGGATCGGACGAGCCTCGGCGCTTGTGGGATCGATTTTGAACATTAAGCCGATTATGACGATCGATAAGGAAGGGGTCGTCACGGCTGTGGACAAGGTGCGGGGCAGCAAGAAAGCGATGCATCGCATCGTCGCTCTGCTTAAAGAACAGTTCGGCAACGAACCGGTTACGCTTGTGATCGCCTGGACATCGGACAAGACGCCGGCCATGGAGCTATACGAGCTGATCAAAAACGAATTTGCCGTGCATAAAGTCATTACAACGACGATCGGACCGGCAATCGGCACCCATGTCGGTCCCGGAACTTCCGCAGTGTTTATGTATAGGGTGTGA
- the recG gene encoding ATP-dependent DNA helicase RecG: protein MLNLEEIPLRQIKGVSAAKEQELHAFGIHAVADLLNYYPFRYEDYRLRELKDVKDGEKITVRGIIRGLPMLSRFGRGKVRLTSKVEVDHQLVTAVWFNRAFLKDQLTLGREITLTGKWEQHRMQITVSDSEFLDKGPAKTGTLQPVYSVGGGITQVYMRKTIRQALLQYGAMIRENLPPRLVDKYRLMPKSEAVLHIHQPQDTKNGAAARRRLVYEELFLFQLKLQAYRMQSRSRMDGVAHRVDGETIRQFAATLPFELTDSQKKVVNEILTDMRQPYCMNRLLQGDVGAGKTVVAAIALYAAVKAGHQGALMVPTEILAEQHLRSLGKLFAETGIEVALLTGSLTDRKRRDLLASLQMGLIDIVVGTHALIQEDVFFRSLGLVVTDEQHRFGVNQRSVLRRKGQNPDVLTMTATPIPRTLAITAFGDMDVSTLRERPRGRVPIKTYWVKHTMMDRVLGFIRRETDEGRQAYIICPLIEESDKLDVQNALDLHVQMSQAFPDLRVGLLHGRLNAAEKDEVMRAFGAGEIHLLVATTVVEVGVDVPNATLMIIMDAERFGLSQLHQLRGRVGRAGHQSYCVLVADPKSETGRERMNVMVETDDGFEVARRDLELRGPGDFFGTKQSGLPEFKLADMASDFAVLEAARDDAADLTAEPDFWHSPDYEELRRLLRQDQIFQGDLLD, encoded by the coding sequence ATGTTGAATTTGGAAGAAATTCCACTGCGGCAGATCAAAGGCGTGAGCGCTGCGAAGGAGCAGGAGCTTCACGCCTTTGGCATACATGCGGTGGCGGACTTATTGAATTATTATCCGTTCCGGTATGAAGATTACCGTCTGCGCGAGCTGAAGGATGTGAAGGACGGGGAAAAAATTACGGTGCGCGGCATTATCCGCGGACTTCCGATGCTGTCTCGCTTCGGCCGCGGCAAAGTGCGGCTGACGAGCAAGGTCGAGGTCGATCATCAGCTCGTGACGGCCGTCTGGTTCAACCGCGCGTTTTTGAAGGATCAGCTGACGCTCGGCCGCGAAATTACGCTGACGGGCAAGTGGGAGCAGCACCGGATGCAGATTACGGTATCCGACTCCGAGTTTCTGGACAAAGGACCGGCCAAGACGGGGACGCTGCAGCCGGTCTACTCGGTAGGAGGCGGCATTACGCAGGTCTATATGCGCAAAACGATCCGGCAGGCGCTGCTCCAGTACGGCGCGATGATCCGCGAAAATTTGCCGCCGCGGCTGGTCGACAAATACCGTCTGATGCCGAAGAGCGAAGCGGTTCTACATATTCACCAGCCCCAGGATACGAAAAACGGGGCCGCCGCCCGCCGGCGTCTCGTCTATGAGGAGCTGTTCCTGTTCCAGCTCAAGCTGCAGGCGTACCGGATGCAGAGCAGGAGCCGGATGGACGGCGTCGCCCACCGCGTGGACGGGGAGACGATCCGCCAGTTCGCGGCGACGCTGCCGTTCGAGCTGACGGATTCGCAAAAAAAAGTGGTGAACGAAATATTGACCGATATGCGGCAGCCTTACTGCATGAACCGGCTGCTGCAGGGCGACGTCGGAGCGGGGAAGACGGTGGTGGCGGCGATCGCGCTTTACGCGGCCGTTAAAGCCGGCCATCAGGGGGCGCTGATGGTGCCGACGGAAATATTGGCCGAGCAGCACTTGCGGTCGCTTGGCAAGCTGTTTGCAGAGACCGGCATCGAGGTCGCCCTGCTGACCGGATCGCTGACCGACCGCAAGCGCCGCGATCTGCTTGCGAGCCTGCAGATGGGATTGATCGACATCGTCGTCGGCACCCACGCGCTGATCCAGGAGGACGTTTTTTTCCGCAGCCTCGGTCTTGTCGTGACCGACGAGCAGCACCGCTTCGGGGTGAACCAGCGCAGCGTGCTGCGGCGCAAAGGGCAAAATCCGGACGTGCTGACGATGACGGCGACGCCGATCCCGCGCACGCTCGCCATTACCGCTTTCGGCGATATGGACGTCTCGACGCTGCGCGAGCGGCCGCGCGGACGCGTGCCGATCAAGACGTACTGGGTCAAACATACGATGATGGACCGCGTGCTCGGCTTTATCCGCCGCGAGACCGATGAAGGCCGCCAGGCTTATATCATTTGCCCGCTGATTGAAGAGTCGGACAAGCTGGACGTACAGAACGCGCTTGATCTGCATGTGCAGATGTCGCAGGCGTTCCCGGATTTGCGCGTCGGCCTGCTGCACGGACGCTTGAACGCCGCCGAGAAGGATGAAGTGATGCGCGCCTTCGGCGCGGGCGAGATTCACCTGCTCGTGGCGACGACGGTCGTTGAGGTCGGGGTGGACGTTCCGAATGCGACGCTGATGATCATTATGGATGCGGAACGGTTCGGATTGTCGCAGCTGCACCAGCTGCGCGGGCGCGTCGGGAGGGCGGGGCACCAGTCGTACTGCGTGCTCGTGGCCGACCCGAAGTCGGAAACGGGCCGCGAGCGGATGAACGTCATGGTGGAAACCGACGACGGCTTTGAGGTGGCGCGGCGCGATTTGGAGCTGCGCGGCCCCGGCGACTTCTTCGGAACGAAGCAGAGCGGACTTCCGGAGTTCAAGCTGGCCGATATGGCGAGCGATTTCGCCGTGCTGGAGGCGGCGCGCGACGATGCCGCGGATTTGACGGCGGAACCGGATTTCTGGCATTCGCCAGATTATGAGGAGCTGCGGCGGCTGCTGCGGCAGGACCAGATTTTTCAGGGAGATCTGCTCGATTAG
- a CDS encoding stage VI sporulation protein F, which yields MSYQKFGIRPDLVERVKLKMKNPVLKERVKLALHGVNKYDLQDRAKVRKLIRTSAAILNEKLTEVQEEQLTAFVLSQKIDPSSTIHLIKLWGMFR from the coding sequence ATGAGCTATCAGAAATTTGGGATCCGGCCGGATTTGGTCGAACGCGTCAAGCTGAAGATGAAAAACCCCGTTCTGAAAGAGAGGGTGAAGCTTGCGCTGCACGGCGTTAATAAATATGATCTTCAGGATCGCGCAAAGGTGCGAAAGCTGATCCGTACGTCCGCAGCCATTTTGAATGAGAAGCTGACCGAGGTGCAGGAAGAGCAGTTGACCGCGTTCGTCCTCTCGCAAAAAATCGATCCGAGCAGTACGATTCATTTAATCAAGCTGTGGGGCATGTTCCGCTGA
- a CDS encoding Na-translocating system protein MpsC family protein has protein sequence MKNRYSTGVLKQEIIKIYNSINQEIFGVGIKSQRIDILGEKVFIFAHHKRIPALKILDDANRTLTASVDMLVMEANKRMLKEQLEKGLGLEVAAVLKDYDPKTELSATIIVFKENLV, from the coding sequence TTGAAGAACCGGTATTCGACCGGCGTGCTCAAGCAGGAAATCATCAAAATTTACAACTCCATCAACCAGGAAATTTTCGGGGTCGGGATTAAATCCCAACGAATAGATATTTTGGGGGAAAAAGTGTTTATTTTCGCCCATCATAAACGAATTCCCGCTCTGAAAATATTGGACGATGCGAACCGGACGTTGACGGCAAGCGTAGATATGCTCGTTATGGAGGCCAACAAACGGATGCTGAAAGAGCAGCTGGAGAAAGGGCTGGGCCTTGAAGTGGCAGCCGTGCTCAAAGATTACGATCCGAAGACGGAGCTGTCTGCAACGATTATTGTATTCAAGGAAAATCTCGTTTAG